One segment of Paenibacillus sp. FSL R7-0337 DNA contains the following:
- a CDS encoding MBL fold metallo-hydrolase — MELYAVKIGESSFRLSNIYRDMKHSEEAVQIAWSFYIAKHNNKTICIDTGFRDENVAQQWGITLTDVADELRGIIGNLSSVDTVIITHSHFDHIENLDLFDKPEIIISKTDYETALQQCSPAIKEKLLQGRVVTVDNEYIYDNQFRFKVIGGHSPGSSVVYFESVHTNYIITGDECYWCDNLLSNRPNGVFSSTENNEMFLNEAHHNGFIPLPFHDLQIFEHYPAVSNNIVRIL, encoded by the coding sequence ATGGAACTCTACGCCGTAAAAATTGGTGAATCTTCATTTCGCTTAAGCAACATATACCGCGATATGAAACATTCGGAGGAAGCAGTCCAGATTGCATGGTCATTTTATATTGCCAAGCATAATAATAAAACAATCTGTATCGATACAGGCTTTCGCGATGAGAATGTGGCACAGCAATGGGGAATTACACTAACAGACGTTGCGGACGAGTTAAGAGGCATCATTGGCAATCTAAGCTCCGTAGATACAGTCATCATTACGCATAGTCACTTTGACCATATTGAGAATCTTGACTTGTTTGATAAACCTGAAATTATCATTTCAAAAACCGACTATGAAACTGCGCTACAGCAATGCTCGCCGGCCATCAAGGAGAAGCTGCTTCAAGGCCGGGTTGTCACCGTAGACAACGAATATATTTACGACAACCAGTTCAGATTCAAGGTGATCGGCGGGCATAGCCCTGGTTCGTCGGTGGTTTACTTTGAATCGGTTCATACCAACTATATAATTACCGGCGATGAATGCTACTGGTGCGATAATTTGCTAAGCAATCGGCCGAACGGGGTTTTTTCGAGTACAGAAAATAACGAAATGTTTCTAAATGAGGCTCATCACAACGGATTCATTCCGCTCCCATTCCATGATCTGCAAATATTCGAACACTATCCGGCCGTTTCTAACAATATAGTGAGAATCCTTTAG
- a CDS encoding MerR family transcriptional regulator: MKIGEFAELNKVTTKMLRHYDEIGLLHPAAIDPGTGYRFYTPEQSHPLNWIMILKSLDFTLGEIRELLSGPVDSLILIRQLVRKRIGITSALNEQIQKKLAIDRLITLIEKEGFEMNKTIHLQKLGLTDIHEIKKNMPNMEMFLENVAGIAAESAGSDIHSVIRFDISHFKQVNDDYGFDIGDKVIVACYQLIEAAVHKHLGHATIGRAHGDEFIVFAIADKDSASLAAQSIINDMKSFDFTAIGCLRPMGCYIGGLVGPFGAGTDIRTIIEASIETLDRARRNGVHSLNIESYIV, encoded by the coding sequence TTGAAGATCGGAGAGTTCGCAGAACTGAATAAGGTTACCACCAAAATGCTCCGGCACTACGACGAGATCGGTCTGCTTCATCCCGCAGCGATCGATCCCGGGACAGGCTACCGCTTCTATACCCCGGAGCAATCACATCCTCTGAACTGGATCATGATTCTGAAGAGCCTCGATTTCACTCTGGGAGAAATCAGGGAGCTCTTAAGCGGACCTGTGGACAGCCTAATCCTCATCCGTCAGCTTGTACGCAAGCGCATCGGGATTACGTCGGCCTTAAATGAACAAATCCAGAAGAAACTGGCCATAGACCGTCTAATTACCCTAATTGAGAAGGAAGGGTTCGAAATGAATAAGACCATCCATTTACAGAAGCTAGGGCTAACAGATATACATGAAATCAAAAAGAACATGCCCAATATGGAAATGTTCCTCGAAAATGTAGCCGGTATTGCAGCAGAATCTGCGGGCAGTGATATCCACTCGGTGATCCGCTTCGATATCAGCCACTTCAAACAAGTGAATGACGACTACGGCTTCGACATAGGGGATAAAGTCATTGTCGCCTGCTATCAATTAATTGAAGCGGCCGTCCATAAGCATCTGGGTCATGCTACGATTGGACGCGCACACGGGGATGAATTCATTGTGTTCGCCATAGCGGACAAGGACAGTGCCAGCTTGGCTGCCCAAAGCATCATAAACGATATGAAAAGCTTCGATTTCACCGCTATCGGCTGCTTGAGGCCCATGGGATGTTACATCGGAGGTCTGGTCGGTCCGTTCGGAGCCGGCACCGATATCCGCACCATTATCGAGGCTTCCATCGAGACTCTAGACCGGGCACGGCGAAATGGGGTACACTCATTAAATATTGAATCTTACATTGTATAA
- a CDS encoding sigma factor-like helix-turn-helix DNA-binding protein has product MEQQMIQRYRQEIYRIGWRLQYRSKRTRRHECTFMDIRPAQRDETEEMINRLSVEQLLDTLPTKGKVILQKIYLQEMTEAEVAAQLHMSQQGVNKWKQKMLQQLSQTANSQTF; this is encoded by the coding sequence ATGGAACAGCAAATGATACAGCGTTACCGGCAGGAAATCTATCGAATCGGCTGGCGCTTACAATACCGCAGCAAGCGAACCCGACGGCATGAATGTACCTTCATGGATATCCGCCCGGCTCAGCGGGATGAAACGGAGGAGATGATTAACCGGTTGTCCGTTGAGCAGCTATTAGATACACTTCCAACCAAAGGAAAGGTGATTCTGCAGAAGATTTATCTGCAGGAAATGACAGAAGCTGAGGTCGCGGCACAGCTGCATATGAGTCAACAGGGGGTTAACAAATGGAAGCAAAAAATGCTCCAGCAGCTATCACAGACAGCGAATTCGCAGACCTTCTGA
- a CDS encoding glycosyltransferase family 2 protein, translating to MNPNRIRVLLGSPIHQKPAILEQFLNSLLRLNLKDIDLDFYLIDDNPDEAASGLLQQFARNGRSVFLQSSGYHDDYIRDEHTHVWHSNLIWKVAGFKNLMIRRAEAFGYDYLFLIDSDLILHPDTLVHLIGTGKDIISEIFWTQWQPNTLLQPQVWMHDEYNQWEIHPGEQLSPEEIQRRFFAFLQKMQQPGIYEVGGLGACTLISGSALSSGISYDPVRNISYWGEDRHFCIRAAALGFPLFVDTHFPALHLYRDSDLDLVAEFIRHTSGTEAEPEASHEAPIFEDSDTTADDDLPDCAETAQPPADKRVQEAAAQWEVLWTEAEARQHLSKEPLPSDAGGDATGAEMNNPAVPASRRPKLTLTMIVKNEGTRFLRQVLEEHRKYIDEAVIIDDASTDDTADICREALEGIPLHLIQNPVSRFHNESELRKQQWEAVVRTRPEWILNLDGDELFESCFPEEIDSLLRTADCDLFCFRLYDFWDEASYREDSYWQAHQSYRPFLLRYREDFNYAWNDLPQHCGRLPENIFELSHQLSNLRLKHLGWSKPEFRLEKYLRYMLLDPDAQYGWKEQYQSILDPHPRLVPWSE from the coding sequence ATGAATCCGAATAGAATCCGGGTGCTGCTCGGCAGCCCAATCCATCAAAAACCGGCGATCCTGGAGCAATTCCTGAACTCTCTGCTGCGTCTGAACCTGAAGGATATCGATCTTGATTTCTATCTGATTGACGATAACCCGGATGAAGCCGCAAGCGGGCTGCTGCAGCAATTCGCCCGGAACGGCAGATCCGTCTTCCTGCAATCCTCCGGCTACCATGATGACTATATCCGTGATGAGCATACGCATGTCTGGCACTCCAATCTGATCTGGAAGGTAGCCGGATTCAAGAATCTGATGATCCGGCGGGCGGAGGCCTTCGGCTATGACTACCTGTTCCTGATTGATTCCGATCTGATTCTCCACCCGGATACACTGGTGCACCTGATCGGTACAGGCAAGGATATTATCTCCGAGATTTTCTGGACACAGTGGCAGCCGAATACACTGCTGCAGCCGCAGGTATGGATGCATGACGAATACAACCAGTGGGAGATCCATCCGGGGGAGCAGCTCTCGCCGGAGGAGATTCAGCGCCGCTTTTTTGCTTTTTTGCAGAAGATGCAGCAACCAGGTATCTATGAGGTTGGCGGACTTGGCGCCTGCACACTGATCAGCGGCTCAGCCCTCAGCTCCGGGATCAGCTACGATCCGGTCCGTAATATCTCCTACTGGGGAGAGGACCGTCATTTCTGCATCCGTGCAGCGGCGCTCGGCTTTCCACTTTTCGTGGATACCCACTTCCCGGCGCTGCACCTCTACAGAGACAGCGATCTGGATCTGGTGGCGGAGTTCATCCGGCACACCTCGGGCACGGAAGCAGAGCCGGAGGCCTCACACGAAGCACCCATCTTTGAAGATAGCGATACAACCGCTGATGATGATCTGCCAGATTGCGCAGAGACGGCTCAGCCCCCCGCTGACAAAAGAGTGCAGGAGGCAGCAGCGCAGTGGGAGGTGCTGTGGACCGAAGCCGAAGCCCGGCAGCACTTGTCCAAGGAGCCTCTGCCTTCTGACGCAGGCGGTGATGCAACCGGAGCCGAGATGAATAATCCGGCAGTTCCTGCTTCCCGCCGGCCCAAGCTGACTCTCACGATGATCGTCAAGAATGAAGGCACCAGGTTCCTGCGCCAGGTGCTCGAGGAGCATCGTAAGTACATCGATGAGGCCGTCATTATCGATGATGCAAGCACAGATGATACAGCCGATATCTGCCGGGAGGCTCTTGAGGGGATTCCGCTCCACCTGATACAGAACCCTGTCTCCCGCTTCCATAATGAATCAGAGCTGCGCAAGCAGCAGTGGGAGGCGGTGGTTAGGACCCGGCCCGAGTGGATTCTCAATCTGGACGGGGATGAGCTGTTCGAGTCATGTTTTCCAGAGGAGATTGATTCCCTGCTACGGACAGCAGATTGCGACTTATTCTGCTTCCGGCTCTACGACTTCTGGGATGAGGCCAGCTACCGCGAGGACAGCTACTGGCAGGCTCACCAGAGCTACCGCCCGTTCCTGCTCCGTTACCGGGAAGACTTCAACTATGCCTGGAATGATCTGCCGCAGCACTGCGGGCGGCTGCCGGAGAATATCTTCGAGCTGTCCCATCAGTTAAGCAACCTGCGTCTGAAGCATCTTGGCTGGTCGAAGCCGGAATTCCGTCTGGAGAAATATCTGCGTTATATGCTGCTGGACCCGGACGCCCAGTACGGCTGGAAGGAGCAGTACCAGTCTATCCTAGATCCGCATCCCCGGCTGGTTCCTTGGAGCGAATAA
- a CDS encoding peptidylprolyl isomerase, with product MKQALIRLEQGPEIRLQLFEQEAPGTVANFAKLANSGFYNGLSFQRVVRGFVAQGGCPERNGRGGTDPIPCETQGNPHKHVRGALSMAHFGPGTGSCQFFICYDTFDYLDGWHTVFGRVTEGMEHVDALRRGAVMQEVRVW from the coding sequence ATGAAGCAGGCTCTGATCCGTCTGGAGCAGGGACCGGAGATTCGGCTGCAGCTGTTCGAACAGGAAGCGCCGGGAACTGTAGCCAATTTCGCAAAGCTTGCGAACAGCGGCTTTTACAACGGTCTGTCCTTTCAGCGTGTGGTTCGCGGCTTCGTCGCCCAGGGAGGCTGCCCGGAGCGCAACGGCAGAGGCGGCACAGATCCCATTCCCTGTGAGACGCAGGGGAATCCCCATAAGCATGTGCGCGGGGCGCTGTCTATGGCGCATTTTGGACCAGGTACGGGGTCCTGCCAGTTTTTTATCTGTTATGATACGTTCGATTATCTGGATGGCTGGCATACGGTATTCGGCAGGGTCACAGAAGGCATGGAGCATGTCGATGCCCTGCGGCGCGGAGCGGTCATGCAGGAGGTCCGCGTCTGGTAA
- a CDS encoding ABC transporter substrate-binding protein: MRKGITGVAILILLTLMISACSNGNNASSTNAAQTPAASQEPAAGEPKDGGSLIIGVASDPVVLNPNYAGDRVSLTIDQALYAPLFQVNNGKKTFYLADSLTPSSDNLTYTLKLKDGLTWHDGEKLTADDVVFTIDSILDEKQNSFLRANFLIGDKAIKAVKVDDLTVEFKLPQVSPAFEATLVQVFPIPKHIYENETNIEKSTKNASPVGSGPFKFKEYKAGEYLTLERFDNYFGGKPHLDSVTYRIAKDTNAANLALQNGEINVQYLDPKDVPTIQATNNFEILPYSEGRLAYLMFNANSDTGALAKKEVRQALSLALSRDELIQTAYTSSEYADPAKSFLTPDALYFTNEVPTFDNDAAKAKELLASAGESNLKLRYIVQSGNKAQEAISLYVQQKLKAIGVEVELQNMDSSAWVQKFIDLKATDYELALTGYIMGYDPDAYRILFTTGSSSNYSHYSNSEVDKLMNDGAGEADPAKRAEIYKKAQELVAEDAPIYPIAYTKTVVAISKTYGGVDEAVLKPVVIFEDLSKIYKK, from the coding sequence ATGCGTAAAGGGATAACCGGGGTTGCTATTCTAATATTATTAACACTGATGATCAGTGCATGTTCCAATGGGAATAACGCTTCATCTACCAATGCCGCACAGACACCGGCTGCATCACAAGAGCCAGCTGCCGGCGAACCGAAGGATGGAGGCAGTCTGATTATAGGGGTCGCTTCCGATCCGGTGGTACTGAACCCGAACTATGCGGGTGACCGTGTCAGCCTAACCATTGACCAGGCACTGTATGCTCCGCTGTTCCAGGTGAACAATGGCAAGAAGACCTTCTACCTGGCAGACAGCCTAACACCGTCAAGCGATAATCTGACGTATACATTGAAGCTTAAGGATGGATTGACCTGGCATGATGGAGAGAAGCTGACGGCAGATGACGTTGTGTTCACCATCGACAGTATTCTTGACGAGAAGCAGAACAGCTTCCTGCGGGCCAACTTCCTGATCGGCGACAAGGCGATCAAGGCCGTCAAGGTCGATGACCTGACTGTGGAGTTCAAGCTGCCGCAGGTCAGCCCGGCTTTTGAAGCAACGCTGGTACAGGTGTTCCCGATTCCGAAGCACATTTACGAGAATGAGACCAACATTGAGAAGAGTACGAAGAACGCTTCTCCTGTCGGCTCCGGTCCCTTCAAATTCAAGGAATACAAGGCCGGCGAGTACCTGACGCTGGAACGCTTCGACAACTACTTCGGCGGCAAGCCGCATCTGGATTCGGTCACTTACCGGATTGCCAAGGATACCAATGCTGCGAATCTGGCTCTGCAGAACGGCGAGATTAATGTGCAGTATCTGGACCCGAAGGATGTTCCTACGATTCAAGCGACGAATAATTTTGAGATTCTCCCGTATAGCGAAGGCCGCCTCGCTTATCTGATGTTCAATGCGAACAGCGATACCGGCGCCCTCGCCAAAAAAGAAGTCCGTCAAGCCCTGTCCCTGGCCCTTAGCCGCGACGAGCTGATCCAGACAGCTTACACTTCCAGCGAATATGCTGATCCGGCAAAGTCTTTCCTGACACCGGATGCGCTGTACTTCACGAACGAAGTCCCTACCTTTGACAATGATGCTGCCAAGGCGAAGGAATTGCTGGCTTCTGCCGGTGAGAGCAACCTGAAGCTCCGGTATATCGTACAGAGCGGGAACAAGGCGCAGGAAGCCATCTCGCTGTATGTGCAGCAGAAGCTGAAGGCAATCGGCGTAGAGGTTGAATTGCAGAACATGGATTCCTCGGCCTGGGTGCAGAAATTCATTGATTTGAAGGCTACCGATTATGAGCTGGCCCTGACCGGCTATATCATGGGGTATGATCCGGATGCGTACCGTATCCTGTTCACTACGGGCAGCTCATCCAATTACTCGCATTATTCCAACAGTGAAGTTGACAAGCTGATGAATGACGGTGCAGGCGAAGCAGATCCGGCCAAGCGTGCAGAGATCTACAAGAAAGCACAGGAACTGGTAGCCGAAGATGCACCGATCTATCCGATCGCTTATACAAAGACTGTTGTAGCTATCTCTAAGACTTACGGCGGAGTTGATGAGGCTGTCCTGAAGCCGGTCGTCATCTTCGAAGACCTGTCCAAGATTTACAAGAAATAA
- a CDS encoding ABC transporter permease: MRQLIVRRLLQTLPMLFFVSVVCFTMIKLAPGDPVLSFVTPNMHADDIERIRHNLGLDKPAYIQYFIWIKEMVQGNFGYSLVNHQPVLGQILERLPATAGLMGSAIALAVILAIPLGLVAGANRNRWIDKLINFISYVGISIPLFWLAILLMYLFAIKLHLLPSMGMRTIGVESALDVLKHGILPCTVLAFGFLAGYVRYIRSSTIGQLKEEYVQIQYAFGSKKSTILFRHVLKHVLLPVITLLGMSMGDLVAGAIVTETVFSWPGIGSLGMTAVKGMDYPVIMGITLFSSLMLILGNLVADILYSVVDPRIKLKG, translated from the coding sequence ATGAGACAACTCATCGTCCGAAGGTTGCTGCAGACGCTGCCGATGCTGTTTTTTGTATCGGTGGTCTGCTTTACCATGATCAAGCTGGCCCCGGGAGATCCGGTGCTGTCATTTGTGACGCCCAATATGCATGCCGATGATATTGAGCGCATCCGCCATAATCTGGGGCTGGATAAGCCTGCTTATATCCAATATTTCATCTGGATCAAGGAAATGGTCCAGGGTAACTTCGGCTATTCACTGGTCAATCACCAGCCTGTGCTGGGCCAGATCCTGGAACGTCTGCCTGCGACAGCGGGACTAATGGGCAGCGCCATCGCGCTGGCAGTAATCCTGGCAATTCCGCTTGGCCTCGTGGCCGGTGCGAACCGCAACCGCTGGATAGACAAGCTGATCAATTTCATCTCCTATGTGGGGATTTCCATTCCGTTATTCTGGCTGGCGATCCTGCTGATGTACCTGTTTGCAATCAAGCTGCATTTGCTTCCGAGCATGGGTATGCGTACGATTGGAGTGGAATCAGCGCTTGATGTGCTGAAGCACGGGATATTGCCATGCACGGTGCTGGCCTTCGGCTTCCTGGCCGGATATGTGCGCTACATCCGCTCCAGCACCATCGGACAGCTCAAGGAGGAGTATGTGCAGATCCAGTATGCTTTTGGCTCGAAGAAATCGACTATTCTGTTCCGCCATGTGCTGAAGCATGTGCTGCTGCCGGTGATTACCCTGCTCGGTATGTCAATGGGGGATCTGGTGGCCGGGGCCATCGTGACGGAAACGGTCTTCTCCTGGCCGGGAATCGGCTCCCTGGGAATGACGGCGGTGAAGGGGATGGATTATCCTGTCATTATGGGGATTACCCTGTTCTCCTCATTAATGCTGATCCTTGGAAATCTGGTGGCAGATATTCTCTACAGCGTTGTCGATCCAAGAATCAAACTGAAGGGGTGA
- a CDS encoding ABC transporter permease, with protein sequence MNRSKWKNLQSELFTNGLGVAALVILTVFTLGAIFAFLSGYDPNAMDAMARLTKPGAAHLFGTDDYGRDYLSRALYGGRVSLLVGFASMIVATLVGVVVGVISGYFGGWLDNLLMRMLDIIMSIPSFLILLLLSVYLKPSIGNLIIIIALLMWMNVARVVRAETLTIKEREYVLYAKASGQSAFGMIWRHILPGLIPVIIVGATNNIASAIMMESSLSFLGFGVQPPNATWGSMLNSAQGYIAQAPYLALFPGLMILFTVLSFNVLGDILRVGFEPKLIRR encoded by the coding sequence ATGAATCGTAGTAAATGGAAAAACCTGCAGTCAGAGCTGTTTACGAACGGTCTGGGTGTCGCTGCTCTTGTGATATTAACGGTATTTACCCTGGGGGCTATCTTTGCCTTCCTGTCCGGTTATGATCCGAATGCCATGGATGCCATGGCCCGTCTCACGAAGCCCGGCGCTGCGCATTTGTTCGGCACCGATGATTATGGCCGCGACTATCTGTCCAGAGCCTTATACGGTGGCCGGGTGTCCTTGCTGGTCGGATTCGCCTCCATGATTGTGGCAACCTTAGTCGGAGTAGTGGTTGGGGTCATCAGCGGTTATTTCGGCGGCTGGCTGGATAATCTGCTGATGCGGATGCTGGATATTATTATGTCGATCCCGTCCTTCCTGATCCTGCTGCTGCTCAGCGTCTATCTGAAGCCGAGCATCGGCAACCTGATCATTATTATTGCTCTCTTGATGTGGATGAATGTGGCCCGTGTCGTCCGCGCGGAGACCCTGACGATTAAGGAACGGGAGTACGTGTTATATGCCAAAGCCTCGGGACAGAGTGCCTTCGGCATGATCTGGCGGCATATCCTTCCGGGGCTGATACCGGTGATTATTGTAGGTGCGACGAATAATATTGCCTCGGCCATTATGATGGAATCGTCGCTCAGCTTCCTCGGCTTCGGGGTGCAGCCGCCGAATGCCACGTGGGGGAGTATGCTGAACAGCGCACAGGGGTATATTGCCCAGGCGCCTTATCTGGCGCTGTTCCCCGGGCTGATGATCCTGTTTACTGTGCTGAGCTTCAATGTGCTGGGAGACATTTTGCGGGTCGGCTTTGAACCCAAGCTGATCCGAAGATAG
- a CDS encoding ABC transporter ATP-binding protein, translating into MTERLLTVENLQVSFATRDGENQAVRGVSFHIDAGETVGIVGESGSGKSVTAKAVMSLITPPGHMTAGKLEFRGKSLKGLTEKQWRGLRGNRIAMVFQDPMTSLNPVKRIGQQLTEVIRRHRGLDKAAAYTEAAELLRQVGIRDPEQRLKQYPHEFSGGMRQRVMIAMALSCRPELLIADEPTTALDATIQAQILDLFKELKERGDTAVALITHDLGVVAQVCTRVIVMYGGLVMEEGTVQDIFYRPQHPYTQGLLRSIPKRGGGERERLIPIEGTPPDLLNPPPGCPFMDRCPHAFARCSERPPVVEFAPGHRSMCWLTEGTEEKTAVTAGRDFT; encoded by the coding sequence ATGACTGAACGGCTGCTGACTGTTGAGAATTTACAGGTTTCCTTCGCTACCCGGGACGGGGAGAATCAGGCCGTCCGTGGAGTTAGCTTCCATATTGATGCGGGCGAGACCGTAGGCATTGTCGGGGAATCCGGCAGTGGCAAAAGCGTTACAGCCAAGGCGGTCATGTCACTAATCACGCCGCCGGGCCATATGACTGCCGGGAAGCTGGAGTTTCGCGGCAAGAGCCTGAAGGGGCTCACGGAGAAGCAGTGGCGGGGCTTACGCGGCAACCGGATTGCGATGGTCTTCCAGGACCCGATGACCTCACTGAATCCGGTCAAGCGAATCGGCCAGCAATTAACAGAGGTGATCCGCAGACACCGGGGACTTGATAAAGCGGCGGCGTATACCGAAGCAGCGGAGCTTCTCCGCCAGGTTGGCATCCGTGATCCGGAGCAGCGGCTGAAGCAATATCCGCATGAATTCAGCGGAGGGATGCGCCAGCGGGTGATGATCGCGATGGCGCTCTCCTGCCGCCCGGAGCTGCTGATTGCCGATGAGCCTACCACCGCGCTGGATGCAACCATCCAGGCTCAGATCCTCGATCTGTTCAAAGAGCTGAAGGAACGGGGAGATACGGCAGTTGCGCTTATTACCCACGATCTGGGAGTGGTAGCTCAAGTCTGCACGCGTGTCATTGTCATGTACGGCGGACTGGTTATGGAGGAGGGGACGGTGCAGGATATCTTCTACCGGCCTCAGCATCCGTATACGCAGGGCTTGCTGCGTTCCATACCGAAGCGCGGCGGCGGTGAACGTGAGCGGCTGATTCCAATTGAGGGCACACCGCCCGATCTGCTGAATCCCCCGCCCGGCTGCCCGTTCATGGACCGTTGTCCGCATGCCTTCGCCCGCTGCAGTGAACGTCCTCCAGTCGTTGAGTTTGCACCAGGGCACCGCTCGATGTGCTGGCTGACCGAAGGTACAGAAGAGAAGACGGCAGTTACAGCGGGGAGGGATTTCACTTGA
- a CDS encoding ATP-binding cassette domain-containing protein produces MSERKVLVEVSNLKKHFPKGKDLRGRDKGVLKAVDGVSFQIRQGETFGLVGESGSGKSTVGRCLLRLYDYTDGEVFYDGKPLGKLGEKGLKPFRRRIQSIFQDPYSSLNPSLNVLELISEPMRIHGLYPGEERKEAVAELLEKVGLKREHLYRFPHEFSGGQRQRISIARALSVRPEFVVCDEPISALDVSVQAQVVNMLEDLQAEFGLTYLFIAHDLSMVRHIADRIGVMYGGRLVEVAPSDELYDNPLHPYTRALLSSILETDPMKASRRIQLEAYPATRGTEETAALREVSPGHYVAGEYAD; encoded by the coding sequence TTGAGTGAGCGCAAGGTGCTTGTGGAGGTTAGCAATCTGAAGAAACATTTCCCGAAGGGCAAGGATTTGCGCGGACGGGATAAGGGTGTACTTAAGGCCGTAGACGGAGTCAGCTTCCAGATCCGTCAAGGTGAGACCTTCGGACTGGTTGGCGAATCCGGGAGCGGCAAGTCCACGGTCGGCCGTTGCCTGCTTCGTCTGTACGATTATACGGACGGTGAGGTGTTCTATGACGGGAAGCCGCTTGGCAAGCTGGGCGAAAAAGGGCTGAAGCCCTTCCGCAGACGGATTCAATCGATTTTCCAGGACCCGTATTCCTCCCTTAATCCAAGCCTGAACGTACTGGAGCTGATCAGTGAGCCGATGCGGATTCACGGTCTCTATCCGGGCGAAGAGCGCAAGGAAGCGGTGGCAGAGCTGCTGGAGAAGGTGGGGCTGAAGCGGGAGCATCTGTACCGCTTCCCCCATGAATTCAGCGGCGGGCAACGCCAGCGGATCTCTATTGCACGGGCGCTGTCGGTCCGGCCCGAGTTCGTCGTCTGCGATGAGCCCATCTCTGCGTTGGATGTCTCTGTCCAGGCCCAGGTCGTTAATATGCTGGAGGATCTGCAAGCCGAGTTCGGGCTGACCTATCTGTTCATCGCCCATGATCTGTCGATGGTCCGCCATATTGCCGACCGGATCGGCGTGATGTATGGCGGCCGGCTGGTGGAGGTGGCTCCAAGCGATGAGCTGTATGATAATCCGCTCCATCCCTACACCAGAGCGCTGCTGTCCTCCATTCTGGAGACAGACCCGATGAAGGCCAGCCGCAGAATCCAGCTGGAGGCCTACCCGGCTACGCGCGGGACAGAGGAAACCGCTGCACTGCGGGAAGTGAGTCCCGGACATTATGTGGCCGGGGAATATGCAGACTAA
- a CDS encoding SDR family oxidoreductase, whose amino-acid sequence MKKVICITGASSGIGLATALKFAHEGWTVYAGTRNLKREQELYQNVEGLQFVELEVTQPESIQQVIDRIEAEQGKLDLLFCNAGFGYLRALGQAPFPEIEDVFNTNVYGVMHTIRAALPLLQKTGYGHIVATSSVGGLVGQPMNEVYCASKFAVEGLLESLATYYKPQFNIDITLLEPGAIATEFNSTVMGHVASTGGVLEDEYKPILDAYRAAFLERNVEPQTADSVADVMWELVQLETKPLRLRTSERAEAFVARKVSTDPTGLEGVLSTRRIQLNM is encoded by the coding sequence ATGAAAAAAGTAATCTGTATCACCGGAGCATCCTCCGGCATCGGTCTTGCCACAGCACTGAAGTTCGCCCATGAGGGCTGGACGGTCTACGCCGGAACCCGCAATCTGAAGCGTGAACAGGAGCTGTACCAGAATGTAGAGGGTCTGCAGTTCGTAGAGCTGGAGGTGACACAGCCGGAGAGTATTCAGCAGGTTATTGACCGGATAGAAGCAGAGCAAGGCAAGCTGGATCTATTATTCTGCAATGCCGGATTCGGCTACCTGAGAGCGCTTGGACAGGCACCGTTCCCTGAGATCGAGGATGTCTTCAATACCAATGTGTACGGGGTAATGCATACGATCCGTGCTGCACTGCCGCTGCTGCAAAAGACTGGCTACGGCCATATTGTGGCGACCTCCAGTGTCGGCGGACTGGTCGGGCAACCGATGAACGAGGTGTACTGCGCCAGCAAATTCGCAGTGGAAGGGCTGCTGGAGAGCCTCGCCACCTACTACAAGCCGCAGTTCAACATCGACATCACACTGCTTGAGCCAGGGGCAATTGCCACGGAATTCAATTCAACTGTAATGGGGCATGTCGCCAGCACCGGCGGCGTTCTGGAAGACGAGTACAAGCCCATTCTGGATGCTTATAGAGCAGCCTTCCTAGAGCGCAATGTGGAGCCGCAGACGGCAGACTCTGTTGCGGATGTGATGTGGGAGCTGGTACAGCTTGAGACCAAGCCGCTGCGCCTGCGCACCTCGGAGCGGGCCGAAGCCTTCGTGGCCCGCAAGGTTAGCACCGACCCTACCGGACTGGAAGGCGTACTAAGCACGCGCAGAATTCAGTTAAATATGTAA